The nucleotide window AGGGCGGGTGCGCCTGACCCTCAAGTACGGCGAGACCGGCCGCCCCGAGCACCGCTACGAGTGGGTCTAGGCCGGCCCATCGCCACCCCGGGAGCGACGGGCATAGACGGGCATAGGGGTGACGACGTGTACGGGGCCGAGGGCCGGACCGCCGCACAGCCGTCCCGGTCCCGCCCGTCCTGCCCCGTCCCCTCCGAGTCCAGGGCCTGCCCGCCCCGGGACTCATCGGTCATGCTCTTAAGCCGCACCCGCACCCGTGAGCGCCCGTACCTCCGTCTCTGCATGACGTGCTTCGTCGGCAGCCTCCGGGGAGAGCAGTGTTCCCAGCCAGCCCATCAGGAAGCCCAAGGGAATCGATACGACACCAGGGTTCTCGAGCGGGAAGACGGCGAAATCCAGCCCGGGGAAGATCGACTCCGTGCCACCCGAGACCACCGGCGAGAGCACGACCAGGGTGATCGCCGGGATCAGTCCGCCGTACACGGACCAGACCGCCCCCCGGGTCGTGAAGCGGCGCCAGAAGAGGGTGTACAGCAGGACGGGCAGGTTGGCCGAAGCCGCGACCGCAAATGCCAGCCCCACCAGGAAGGCAACGTTCAAGTCCTGGGCGAGGAGGCTGAGGCCGATGGCCACCGCGCCGACCGCCACCGCTGCGATCCGCGCCACAGCCACCTCGGCACGCTGGGCGTCCTGCACGGTGCCACGCGGGCGTCGCAGCGACGCATACAGATCGTGCGCAACCGAGGCCGACGAGGCGAGCGTGATGCCGGCGACCACGGCCAGGATGGTGGCGAACGCGACCGCGGCCACCACGGCGAAGAGAACCGTCCCTCCGGTCGAACCGGCGCCGCCTCCCAGGTTGAGGGCGAGCAGCGGGACCGCGGTGTTGCCGGCCGTATTGGACGCATGGACCGCGGAGCTGCCCAGCACCGCTGCGGCGCCGAAGCCGAGCACGATGGTCATCAGGTAGAAGCCGCCGATCAGGCCGATGGACCAGACGACGGAGCGACGGGCGGAGCGCGCTGTGGGGACGGTGTAGAAGCGGGAGAGGATGTGCGGCAGTCCGGCGGTCCCCAGGACCAGAGCGATGCCGAGGCTGATGAAATCGAGCCGCGCGGTCCAGCCGCCGCCGTACTTAAGGCCGGGAGTGAGGAACTCGCGGCCGTGGCCGCTGCGTTCGGCGGCGGTGTTCAGCAGAGTATTGAAGTCGCCGTGGAACCGGATCAGTACCAGGACGGTCAGGGCGATGGCACCGCCCATGAGGAGTACGGCCTTGACGATCTGGATCCAGGTTGTGGCCCGCATCCCGCCGAAGGCGACGTAGACCACCATCAGGGCGCCGACCCCGATCACCATCCAGGTGCGGGCCTGCTGACTCGCGCCGCCCAGGAGCAGGGCGACCAGGCTGCCGGCGCCGACCATCTGCGCGACCAGGTAGAGCACGGATACCGTGACGGAGGCCGTGCCGGCCGCGATGCGTACGGGGCGCTCTCGCATCCGGGCGGCGACGACATCGGCGAGGGTGAACCGGCCGCAGTTGCGGACGAGTTCGGCGACGAGGAAGAGGACGACGAGCCAGGCGACGAGGAAGCCGACCGAGTACAGCAGGCCGTCGTAGCCGAAGAGGGCAATCAGCCCGGAGATGCCGAGGAAGGACGCGGCCGACATGTAGTCACCCGCGATGGCG belongs to Streptomyces sp. NBC_01454 and includes:
- a CDS encoding solute symporter family protein — its product is MSGDHQTLALVLFSVFIAVTLAITTWVSRRRHGSAEEFYAGGRLFSPMENGFAIAGDYMSAASFLGISGLIALFGYDGLLYSVGFLVAWLVVLFLVAELVRNCGRFTLADVVAARMRERPVRIAAGTASVTVSVLYLVAQMVGAGSLVALLLGGASQQARTWMVIGVGALMVVYVAFGGMRATTWIQIVKAVLLMGGAIALTVLVLIRFHGDFNTLLNTAAERSGHGREFLTPGLKYGGGWTARLDFISLGIALVLGTAGLPHILSRFYTVPTARSARRSVVWSIGLIGGFYLMTIVLGFGAAAVLGSSAVHASNTAGNTAVPLLALNLGGGAGSTGGTVLFAVVAAVAFATILAVVAGITLASSASVAHDLYASLRRPRGTVQDAQRAEVAVARIAAVAVGAVAIGLSLLAQDLNVAFLVGLAFAVAASANLPVLLYTLFWRRFTTRGAVWSVYGGLIPAITLVVLSPVVSGGTESIFPGLDFAVFPLENPGVVSIPLGFLMGWLGTLLSPEAADEARHAETEVRALTGAGAA